One window of the Paenibacillus beijingensis genome contains the following:
- a CDS encoding GNAT family N-acetyltransferase: MTIDPITMQAIRVTTAKQLEQCLAIRKEVFVEEQQVDIELEMDDYDASPASCLHILLTRDGQPVGTGRLIPYRDSAAKLQRIALRKPYRGTGAGKELVKALEDAAKTSGYTDAVLDAQCQAEPFYRKLGYAPVSPDTFLDAGILHIRMAKKL; the protein is encoded by the coding sequence ATGACGATCGACCCGATAACGATGCAAGCCATTCGTGTCACGACAGCGAAGCAGCTGGAACAGTGCCTGGCGATCCGCAAAGAAGTATTCGTCGAAGAACAGCAAGTCGATATCGAGCTGGAAATGGATGATTACGATGCAAGTCCGGCATCTTGCCTGCACATATTGCTGACAAGGGACGGACAACCGGTCGGAACCGGACGACTGATTCCGTATCGCGATTCGGCCGCCAAGCTTCAACGGATTGCGCTCCGCAAGCCGTACAGAGGAACAGGCGCAGGAAAAGAACTCGTCAAGGCGTTGGAAGATGCGGCAAAGACAAGCGGCTACACCGATGCCGTACTTGACGCCCAGTGCCAGGCGGAACCGTTTTACCGGAAGCTCGGATATGCTCCCGTCTCGCCCGATACTTTCCTTGATGCCGGAATTTTGCATATTCGCATGGCAAAGAAGCTCTAG
- a CDS encoding TraR/DksA C4-type zinc finger protein, producing the protein MNQLSEFQIQRLKTLLLENKHDLEEHFELNSERDRDGQPLSQSDSTGELSGYDNHPADSGTETFERGRDQALDESLGRKLAQVNLALTMMEDGSYGICAACGEPIPFERLEAMPSTRYCIKHTPRKEPAGDRPVEEQVMTAPPSGAGESRQAHAGHFDEADAWSTVEKYGNSSDTVPAEPQSSEALNEVNKL; encoded by the coding sequence ATGAATCAATTAAGCGAATTCCAGATTCAGCGGTTGAAGACGCTGCTGCTCGAAAATAAGCACGATTTGGAGGAACATTTTGAACTGAACTCCGAGCGGGATAGGGACGGTCAGCCGTTATCGCAATCGGATTCCACCGGGGAGCTGTCCGGATATGATAATCATCCGGCCGACAGCGGTACGGAAACGTTCGAAAGAGGGCGAGACCAAGCGCTCGATGAGTCGTTAGGCAGGAAGCTTGCACAGGTCAACCTGGCGCTCACCATGATGGAAGATGGCTCGTACGGCATATGTGCGGCTTGCGGGGAGCCCATTCCATTCGAGAGACTCGAAGCGATGCCGTCAACCCGATATTGCATCAAGCATACGCCCCGGAAAGAGCCGGCGGGAGACCGCCCGGTCGAAGAACAGGTGATGACGGCGCCGCCGTCCGGGGCCGGTGAAAGCCGACAGGCGCACGCAGGCCATTTCGATGAAGCGGATGCGTGGAGCACAGTTGAGAAATACGGGAATTCGTCGGATACCGTACCGGCGGAACCGCAGTCGTCGGAAGCGCTGAACGAGGTGAACAAGCTGTAA
- a CDS encoding DUF421 domain-containing protein: MEYGMILTKLAIAIIGLWSMMKMLGKKEISQLTAFDFVSSLMLSELVGNTIYDKEASLSKLVFAMIVWTLLSLGLEKLIGALPWLSRKATGSPDLLIQNGVIDYKAMKRNNLDFNQLGMLLRENNVFSVSEVAYAVFETNGSISVLLKSLSDSPSRGDLNLPEQDVQFPFTIIENGWVDKRALRQAGKEMSWLMDTLHRSGIQKPEQVLYAEWTEGKGLYFQLKPVHPKRDTSGLSKCEHPSGRETGSASFIFRKRKRK, encoded by the coding sequence ATGGAATACGGGATGATTTTAACGAAGCTGGCGATCGCCATTATCGGATTATGGAGCATGATGAAGATGCTGGGTAAAAAAGAGATTTCCCAGCTGACGGCTTTCGACTTCGTCTCCTCTCTAATGCTCAGCGAGCTGGTCGGCAATACGATTTACGATAAAGAAGCATCATTATCTAAGCTGGTGTTCGCAATGATCGTATGGACGCTTCTTTCATTAGGGCTCGAAAAGCTGATCGGCGCTCTGCCGTGGCTTTCGCGCAAAGCGACCGGATCGCCCGATCTGTTGATTCAAAACGGGGTGATCGACTATAAGGCGATGAAGCGCAACAATCTGGATTTCAACCAGCTCGGCATGCTGCTGCGCGAAAACAACGTATTTTCGGTCAGCGAAGTCGCATATGCGGTTTTTGAAACAAACGGCAGCATCAGCGTGCTGCTCAAGTCGTTAAGCGACTCCCCGAGCAGAGGGGATTTGAACCTGCCCGAGCAGGATGTGCAGTTTCCTTTTACGATTATAGAAAACGGCTGGGTCGATAAACGGGCGCTGCGGCAAGCGGGCAAAGAGATGAGCTGGTTAATGGACACGCTGCACCGCAGCGGCATTCAAAAACCGGAACAGGTGCTGTATGCGGAATGGACGGAAGGGAAAGGGCTGTATTTTCAATTGAAACCGGTTCATCCGAAGCGAGATACTTCGGGGCTTTCAAAATGTGAACACCCGTCCGGGCGAGAAACGGGGAGCGCTTCTTTTATTTTCAGAAAAAGGAAAAGGAAATGA
- a CDS encoding metallophosphoesterase family protein: MKVGIVSDTHMPRKSKELPKSLMKGFRDVELIIHCGDWTTGEVVKALESIAPVEGVTGNGDSKEIEERFGWSKIIRAGGLAIGIVHGHLGIGASTPQRAWNTFRGQAVDLIVFGHSHIPFKESREGVMLLNPGSPTDKRRQRLFSYGILEVGDGVWDVNHLFFSTKIKT, encoded by the coding sequence ATGAAAGTCGGAATCGTGTCGGATACGCATATGCCCCGCAAGTCCAAGGAGCTGCCGAAATCGTTAATGAAAGGTTTCCGCGATGTGGAGCTGATCATTCACTGCGGTGATTGGACGACGGGTGAGGTTGTAAAGGCGCTGGAGTCGATAGCCCCTGTCGAAGGCGTTACGGGAAACGGAGACAGCAAAGAAATTGAGGAGCGGTTCGGATGGAGCAAAATCATCCGCGCGGGCGGTTTGGCAATTGGCATTGTACACGGTCATCTCGGAATCGGAGCTTCGACTCCGCAGCGGGCATGGAATACGTTTCGCGGACAAGCGGTTGATCTGATTGTATTCGGACATTCTCATATTCCGTTTAAAGAAAGCCGAGAAGGCGTTATGCTGTTAAATCCCGGTTCGCCGACGGACAAAAGACGCCAGCGGCTTTTTTCTTACGGCATATTGGAAGTCGGAGACGGAGTGTGGGATGTAAACCATCTTTTTTTTAGCACAAAAATCAAAACATAA
- a CDS encoding VOC family protein — MKPFTIRLLYHIIKVLVLHSNGSSIVLLVSDLKNSSDFYKKLGFQYEEVGGPEVKQVHVSRGSITLILHPAIHREDVRPSSSVEGGLYFDVIAYIDAVDLLADELRTKDAEIVDGPHYSEHWSESTIKDCDGYRIAFGGGVSKPLD; from the coding sequence TTGAAACCGTTTACAATCAGGTTGCTTTACCATATCATTAAGGTGCTGGTTTTACATTCGAATGGTTCATCAATTGTTTTGCTGGTTAGCGATTTAAAAAATTCTTCCGACTTTTACAAAAAGCTGGGGTTTCAATATGAGGAGGTTGGTGGACCGGAAGTTAAGCAAGTGCACGTTTCAAGAGGCAGCATTACTCTTATTTTACACCCTGCAATTCATAGAGAGGATGTAAGACCATCTTCTTCAGTTGAAGGCGGACTGTATTTTGATGTTATTGCTTATATAGATGCAGTGGACCTATTGGCAGACGAACTTCGTACCAAAGATGCAGAAATCGTTGACGGTCCTCACTACTCCGAACATTGGAGCGAATCTACTATAAAAGACTGCGATGGGTATCGTATCGCTTTTGGTGGTGGAGTTAGTAAGCC